From one Tachysurus vachellii isolate PV-2020 chromosome 23, HZAU_Pvac_v1, whole genome shotgun sequence genomic stretch:
- the LOC132838685 gene encoding protein C19orf12 homolog isoform X2 — protein sequence MEQKINDVVQMCCEVSASWEMKAAVKGSLKGGAMAGGSAVMGGLLLGPAGIAVGAAVGGLLGAWMTNGQFKPVPQILMELPAQEKQKLYSEISVILGSLDWTDVTQLMFIVRGNNTLLQRVEAGIQSFVNKSLGAELKYGD from the exons ATGGAGCAGAAGATAAACGATGTTGTGCAGATGTGCTGTGAGGTCTCAGCGAGCTGGGAGATGAAGGCTGCAGTGAAAGGTTCTCTGAAAGGAGGAGCGATGGCTGGAGGGAGCGCTGTGATGGGGGGCCTGCTGCTCGGACCGGCCGGAATCGCTGTCG GTGCAGCAGTCGGAGGTCTTCTGGGTGCCTGGATGACCAACGGTCAGTTTAAACCAGTTCCTCAGATCCTCATGGAGCTTCCAGCACAGGAGAAACAGAAGCTTTACTCTGAGATCAGTGTGATTCTGGGATCTCTGGACTGGACAGACGTCACTCAGCTGATGTTTATTGTTCGAGGAAATAACACACTGCTGCAGAGAGTCGAAGCTGGGATTCAGTCTTTCGTAAATAAAAGTCTAGGTGCTGAACTGAAATACGGAGACTAA
- the pop4 gene encoding ribonuclease P protein subunit p29 isoform X1 — protein MENLVLFRLQHEESKLLGVQSQHGETAEKFTRAFLKSSAPRLSCREAEDALQRKAVMLHYAREKKKRGTKTKAKGLNAKERRALRVFKLKPEHQKYDLFLPLHGLWKQYITELCNGLRPDNNPQVMQQKLLKADFHGAVLTVVRSKCPSYVGSTGILVQELKHVFKIITKENRLKASSSFVPVRDQQKNSRPEAPLTCKEAPDHHSGLWRGNPLGNSLWNSSSWSFRPWKKFVCDSETQFSYLFSVL, from the exons ATGGAAA ATTTGGTGTTGTTTAGACTTCAGCATGAAGAAAGTAAACTGCTGGGAGTTCAG TCCCAGCATGGGGAAACTGCTGAGAAGTTCACCAGGGCCTTCCTGAAGAGCAGCGCTCCTCGACTGAGCTGTAGGGAAGCAGAAGACGCCCTGCAGCGTAAAGCTGTGATGCTGCACTACGCacgagagaagaagaagagaggaacAAAGACAAAGGCTAAAGGACTTAACGCTAAAGAGAGGAGAGCACTGAGAGTGTTTAAGCTGAAACCTGAGCACCAGAA GTATGATCTGTTCCTGCCGCTGCATGGTCTGTGGAAGCAGTACATCACTGAGCTGTGTAACGGCCTCAGACCCGACAA taaCCCTCAGGTGATGCAGCAGAAACTCCTGAAGGCAGATTTTCATGGTGCTGTTCTaacag ttgtgcgCTCTAAATGCCCCTCATATGTGGGCTCCACAGGGATCCTggtgcaggagctgaaacatgtgTTTAAGATCATCACGAAGGAGAACAGACTGAAAG CAAGTTCGAGTTTCGTTCCAGTGAGAGATCAGCAAAAAAATTCAAGACCAGAGGCACCATTGACCTGTAAAGAAGCTCCTGACCATCACAGTGGGCTCTGGAGGGGGAACCCACTGGGGAACTCGCTCTGGAATTCTTCATCATGGTCCTTTAGACCCTGGAAGAAATTTGTTTGTGACTCTGAGACACAGTTTAGTTATTTAttctctgtgctgtaa
- the LOC132838685 gene encoding protein C19orf12 homolog isoform X1 has translation MHAHTHTHTRTHGNTGCLLSLRQFFISAIRSTMEQKINDVVQMCCEVSASWEMKAAVKGSLKGGAMAGGSAVMGGLLLGPAGIAVGAAVGGLLGAWMTNGQFKPVPQILMELPAQEKQKLYSEISVILGSLDWTDVTQLMFIVRGNNTLLQRVEAGIQSFVNKSLGAELKYGD, from the exons atgcacgcacacacacacacacacacacgtacgcacggAAACACCGGCTGTTTACTTTCACTTAGACAGTTCTTCATTTCTGCAATCAG AAGTACAATGGAGCAGAAGATAAACGATGTTGTGCAGATGTGCTGTGAGGTCTCAGCGAGCTGGGAGATGAAGGCTGCAGTGAAAGGTTCTCTGAAAGGAGGAGCGATGGCTGGAGGGAGCGCTGTGATGGGGGGCCTGCTGCTCGGACCGGCCGGAATCGCTGTCG GTGCAGCAGTCGGAGGTCTTCTGGGTGCCTGGATGACCAACGGTCAGTTTAAACCAGTTCCTCAGATCCTCATGGAGCTTCCAGCACAGGAGAAACAGAAGCTTTACTCTGAGATCAGTGTGATTCTGGGATCTCTGGACTGGACAGACGTCACTCAGCTGATGTTTATTGTTCGAGGAAATAACACACTGCTGCAGAGAGTCGAAGCTGGGATTCAGTCTTTCGTAAATAAAAGTCTAGGTGCTGAACTGAAATACGGAGACTAA
- the pop4 gene encoding ribonuclease P protein subunit p29 isoform X2, giving the protein MENLVLFRLQHEESKLLGVQSQHGETAEKFTRAFLKSSAPRLSCREAEDALQRKAVMLHYAREKKKRGTKTKAKGLNAKERRALRVFKLKPEHQKYDLFLPLHGLWKQYITELCNGLRPDNNPQVMQQKLLKADFHGAVLTVVRSKCPSYVGSTGILVQELKHVFKIITKENRLKVIPKRNSVFSVDMGDFVTLIYGSKFEFRSSERSAKKFKTRGTIDL; this is encoded by the exons ATGGAAA ATTTGGTGTTGTTTAGACTTCAGCATGAAGAAAGTAAACTGCTGGGAGTTCAG TCCCAGCATGGGGAAACTGCTGAGAAGTTCACCAGGGCCTTCCTGAAGAGCAGCGCTCCTCGACTGAGCTGTAGGGAAGCAGAAGACGCCCTGCAGCGTAAAGCTGTGATGCTGCACTACGCacgagagaagaagaagagaggaacAAAGACAAAGGCTAAAGGACTTAACGCTAAAGAGAGGAGAGCACTGAGAGTGTTTAAGCTGAAACCTGAGCACCAGAA GTATGATCTGTTCCTGCCGCTGCATGGTCTGTGGAAGCAGTACATCACTGAGCTGTGTAACGGCCTCAGACCCGACAA taaCCCTCAGGTGATGCAGCAGAAACTCCTGAAGGCAGATTTTCATGGTGCTGTTCTaacag ttgtgcgCTCTAAATGCCCCTCATATGTGGGCTCCACAGGGATCCTggtgcaggagctgaaacatgtgTTTAAGATCATCACGAAGGAGAACAGACTGAAAG taATTCCTAAGAGgaacagtgtgttcagtgtggacATGGGAGATTTTGTCACTCTCATTTACGGCAGCAAGTTCGAGTTTCGTTCCAGTGAGAGATCAGCAAAAAAATTCAAGACCAGAGGCACCATTGACCTGTAA